The nucleotide window AGCTTTTCTTTTTCGGCCAACGTTGCAATTTTTGCAATCGGTTCGTAAAATGGTTTTCGCTCTCCTAAAAAGTCCAACATCACATTTGTGTCTATAAAAATCCTTTTGCTCATTTATACTTCTCGATTAAATAATCAGAATATTCTTTTTTATAGTCCAAATCAGCTGGAATTTCAGTTCCCGTTGAGATACTTTTCACGAAAGGTGAAATCTCGAATTCAGAAGTATCGTTTTCAGAAGTCAAGGATTGTAAATAGGCTTCTACAATTCGAGATAGGCTCATCTTTTTATTA belongs to Winogradskyella sp. J14-2 and includes:
- a CDS encoding DUF6364 family protein; this encodes MDTKLTLKLNQRIIEKAKEYASNKKMSLSRIVEAYLQSLTSENDTSEFEISPFVKSISTGTEIPADLDYKKEYSDYLIEKYK